In Helianthus annuus cultivar XRQ/B chromosome 8, HanXRQr2.0-SUNRISE, whole genome shotgun sequence, a single genomic region encodes these proteins:
- the LOC110872251 gene encoding cinnamoyl-CoA reductase 2 — translation MAAEKARVVCVTGAGGFVGSWLVKHLLSKNYTVHGTVRNPMDEKYGHLKKLEKASEKLKLFKADLLDYESIRAAIAGCDGVFHTASPLPPTSVPDPEVELIKPAVDGTLNVLKACCEVNVKKVVYVSSVAAVAIIPNRPQDRPLDETFWSDQEFCRSINEWYCLSKTKAESEAWEFSKKNGIDFLSVCPTHIFGPMLQKTVNFSSLVLIKHLKEGYEEVENMLRMIVDVRDLAEALILVYEKPEANGRYICVSHQIRVKDLIEILKKHYPDYNYPKKFIESKDKSSVTAQKLQDLGWSYRPLEETLVDSVENYAQNGLLG, via the exons ATGGCGGCGGAGAAAGCGAGAGTTGTATGCGTTACAGGTGCGGGAGGCTTTGTAGGGTCGTGGTTAGTGAAGCATTTACTCTCCAAAAACTACACCGTTCATGGCACCGTTAGAAACCCTA TGGACGAGAAATATGGTCATTTAAAGAAGCTGGAGAAAGCATCTGAGAAGTTGAAGCTTTTTAAAGCAGACCTTTTGGATTACGAGTCGATTCGTGCTGCTATTGCTGGATGTGATGGTGTGTTTCATACTGCAAGTCCTCTTCCACCTACTTCTGTACCAGACCCTGAG GTAGAACTGATTAAGCCAGCTGTTGATGGTACACTCAACGTGCTTAAAGCATGCTGTGAAGTGAACGTTAAGAAAGTTGTGTATGTGTCTTCTGTAGCTGCTGTTGCGATCATACCTAATCGACCCCAGGATCGGCCATTGGATGAGACTTTTTGGTCTGACCAAGAATTCTGCAGATCAATTAAT GAGTGGTATTGTCTTTCTAAGACAAAAGCCGAAAGTGAGGCTTGGGAATTCTCAAAAAAGAATGGTATTGATTTTTTGTCCGTGTGCCCAACTCATATTTTTGGGCCTATGCTTCAGAAGACAGTAAATTTTAGTAGCTTGGTTCTTATTAAGCATCTTAAAG AAGGATATGAAGAAGTAGAGAATATGTTGCGGATGATTGTAGACGTGCGTGATCTAGCGGAAGCACTGATTTTAGTATACGAGAAACCCGAGGCCAATGGAAGATACATATGTGTATCTCATCAGATTAGGGTAAAGGATCTAATAGAAATTTTGAAGAAGCATTATCCTGACTACAACTATCCAAAGAA ATTTATCGAGTCGAAAGATAAGTCTTCGGTTACTGCTCAGAAACTACAGGATCTGGGTTGGAGTTACAGACCACTTGAAGAAACGCTTGTTGACTCGGTTGAGAATTACGCCCAAAACGGTCTTCTTGGTTAG
- the LOC110872252 gene encoding AT-hook motif nuclear-localized protein 10: MQMNGSEAGRLFQPSMASGPVTSQPVVSSQQPVNTVRVYPPSVTGGYSVATDVMSSSGGGGGSGIGFHQNININEHGGSGSGGVGGGEIAVKKRGRPRKYGPDGSMSPSAISAVRPVKLTPVAATTVSLNGAFEHQQQPHSVAAPPPISASPVSSIPMDEGFGSVKKVRGRPPGSTNKKHKRESFGSAGFGFTPHIIVVQPGEDVLNKIMSFSQNGPRAVCIMSGIGVITNVTLRQAATSGGTATYEGRFDILSLSGSFVLSEAYGQRTRTGGLSITLSGADGRVFGGVVAGLLVAASPVQVIVGSFLPETSKESMPANHAEPLSLTPRAAPANHGTGPSSSPSHGTMSESSDGPGSPMNRGNESSPQGMASMPWK, from the exons ATGCAAATGAACGGATCTGAAGCAGGAAGACTGTTCCAGCCGTCAATGGCGTCGGGACCGGTAACGTCTCAGCCGGTGGTTTCGTCTCAGCAGCCGGTGAATACCGTCCGTGTGTATCCTCCCAGCGTTACAGGCGGTTACAGTGTTGCTACTGATGTAATGTCTAGCAGCGGCGGTGGTGGCGGCAGTGGCATAGGGTTTCACCAGAATATCAACATTAACGAGCACGGTGGCAGTGGCAGCGGCGGTGTTGGTGGCGGTGAGATAGCGGTGAAAAAGAGGGGGAGGCCGAGGAAGTACGGTCCGGACGGCTCTATGTCACCGTCGGCAATCAGTGCAGTGCGGCCCGTAAAGTTGACACCTGTCGCTGCCACCACCGTGTCGTTGAACGGAGCGTTCGAACATCAGCAGCAGCCGCATTCGGTTGCTGCTCCTCCGCCTATTTCCGCTTCGCCGGTTAGTTCTATTCCGATGGATGAAGGGTTCGGATCGGTTAAGAAGGTTAGAGGTAGACCTCCTGGTTCGACGAACAAGAAACACAAAAGAGAATCTTTTG gATCTGCTGGATTTGGTTTTACTCCACATATCATCGTTGTGCAGCCCGGAGAG GACGTGTTAAACAAGATCATGTCATTCTCTCAAAACGGACCACGGGCCGTATGCATCATGTCTGGCATCGGTGTCATCACTAATGTAACACTTCGTCAAGCCGCAACTTCTGGTGGAACCGCAACTTATGAG GGGCGATTTGACATATTGTCACTTTCTGGTTCGTTTGTGCTATCCGAGGCATATGGTCAGCGTACGAGGACAGGTGGACTAAGCATCACATTGTCCGGAGCAGATGGTCGCGTTTTTGGTGGTGTTGTAGCTGGACTGTTAGTCGCCGCATCTCCTGTTCAG GTCATAGTAGGAAGTTTTCTTCCTGAAACCAGTAAAGAATCGATGCCGGCTAACCATGCAGAGCCATTGAGTCTTACACCAAGGGCCGCACCGGCTAACCATGGTACAGGACCGAGCAGCTCACCATCTCATGGGACCATGAGCGAGTCATCAGATGGGCCCGGAAGTCCGATGAACCGAGGCAATGAAAGTAGCCCTCAGGGCATGGCAAGCATGCCATGGAAGTGA